AGAGTTTGATTTAATTACTAAAACATTCGGTGAATTGCAAATGGAAGTTTATTATACCACAAAAGGTCGAAATGCGTTTTTACTGTCGTAAGTTTTGGTTATTCTTAACCAAAGTATAAGTTCTTCAAGTCTTACAGTATTCTTTTGAAATGACTTGCATCATACAATTGAAAATATGACAAACATTTGATACATGTTTTGATACTTAAGATATAaacatttgtataaaaaaagaaccTATTTCATACATATGAAAAGATCGGGCAAagaataaattgtttattaggacatggaaaaattttcttgacatCGATTTCAGACTACTTTTAAATTATCCCTTTCCGtggccaaatttttttcgatttttcgcgCGTTTTGAAAGttctcttaaatttcaaagactaaaattcaaaaatatttttttgttgaaaagctTAAAGTCTTGAACTCAAagtaaacgaaaaattaatttttccaaattttgaaatgtcctCCTCTGTGGACAAAACACGGAAAgggatatttgaaaaaaatcaattgccATATTATACttaatgtttttcaaatttttgaccataaactttaatttttgaatgaaatataataaaacaacttcaaaaattgaaacaaaggGTCACCCTATTCCCTCAACCTACGTGAAAGAAAACACGTTAGTAAGTAAGAAAACCACCAAAATtgctcaatttaaatttaaactgcaGCTGTAAACTTTTTACCTCCTTTCTACATTTCATACACTCACAAAGTATGCCTATCGATATCAAAGAGCCCAAAACATTGCAACGagtgaaaaaagaaagaaacgaaataaatttcattccatGCAATTAAtcgaaatatatatttaacgagagagagagactgttttaattgtatatttattcaaatgaaaataagcaaatgaaaaataataaaatccaagaaaaaaaatatcggcaTGAGGTACACATTTATTTATGCATGTAATTAATATCGAATtaacaaatatatttattaattaaaaggtTGTTTGGCAAGGCGTTGAACGAGTacctaaatttcaatttgccTCAAAGTAACGTTACTCGATAACGGGCCATctcttttctaataaaatttattttattcgaaaatttttgcatggcGCTTATCTCTATcttgttcacttttttaactatttacaCATATAttcgacgaagaaaaaaaaagtttaaaatttattatgtgcTTGTTGTGTTGTGTATATTTACCGCGCATTTATATTTACCGATCGCGACAATTTTACACCACTGACCAATAGAGATTATGTTCGAACATTTTCAATATTGTTTGTAGTTAAAAAGTACACGCGGGTTATTTGGGTCAATTTGAAATATACAGGAAATACTTTGTGCAACTTTTTATCTCGCTTTTCTTATCCGATTATTTATTGCTTTgatagaagtttttttttcgtttgtctcTCTTTCGGgcgatttaattataattgaggacaaatttgtgttttttttttcgtcgtcatgAGAGATTAATATCGCGCTCACATGATATCACGCTTCCTTCAAACATCCGCTAACCTCCGATCGCGAAACGAAGCAATTTAtcgtaaaattcatcaaatctcGGTGTTTacaaacaacattttaaattaacgcaACGACTTTATCACAAAAGATTTGAGCGCGATTAATCGTGTGCAAATTGTCAACAATTTGTTAGTTTGTGTCGAAAGGGAAGTTTGGGTTGTTAAATAGCAATAAATAAAGGATGTGAGAACGTGagtattgataatttttaatttatttcgaaatataattgaaaagtCCTTCATTGCTATTGCTTCATCTTCAACTGACAAATTCAAGTTAGTTAATTTGTGAGTCGTGTCAAAAATGATCGATTGATGAtactttttaatgtatttcgaggtattttatttttttttgtaaatttttacccattttggcttgaaaattaaaattaaaattaaatctaaaaagtgCGCTTTAGTTCATTAAATTCTCACGCCAACTTCCATCGTTAAAACATCTATCATCGAGAGGTCATTCCTCCATTTAGTCAGCGCCTATCGTTAATTGATGAGACAAGTAATTAAAAGATTATCTCTCTAAGTATCTTGATTTACGTCTCATAGGAAgcgcaaaaattattaatttatgatatttatctAGAATCGTCATGATTTGCTTTACGTAGTTAACACCTTTCTGACGGAAGAcctttcttcgaaaaaaacaacagaattttatgacttaataTGAGATCATtaggtcataaaaaaatttcaaattcatatCAAACCGGAGTTAACAACCGAGCTTAAATTGAGAATCCAAACAAAATTGACGAAATTTCTGACGTAATGAAAATTCCAAGAGTTCGAGATCTATGAATAACGAGCTCCAATGGAATAGAATTGAAGGTAATTGGGTTAAGGACAGCGATTGCCAGTCAGTCAAGAAATCCGTGCGGTGATATACCTCGGAGATATAAAAACGttaagaatattaatttattgtttgactGAATGAttgaaacataatttaaaatatttttagcgcTCTTACATGTGTTTAGCTTAACGTCGATGGATTAGAACAATTACTTTTGTTATTGGTCATTACAAAGCAGGTTGCACTACTTTTAGTTCTTtatgagttttattttatgttttcttgtaatttatgagaatttgGTCTgtctgtaacaaaaaaaaaaaaaaaaaaaaaaataaaaaaataatttttttttagattttgtaaaatttttgtagacttaaaacaaaaaaaaaaaaaaattatttaaaaaaaaaatttttaaatttaaaaaaatattttaaaaaaaatttttaaaaaaataaaaatgttaaaaaataatttaattaaaataattttaaaaattagaaaaatttaaaaaattttaaaaatatttaaaaaataaaatttatataaatttataaatttttttttattttttaaaactatttaaaaaaataattttttataaaaggattttttttcagattattaaaaattggagCTTCGAATCATTCTAAAAAGGAATCAAGTcggtataaaaaaatgtcaggtaagtaaaattaatttaaaaatcaattctaattaatccaaaccaagcaaaaaaaattttcgagtaaatccaaaccaagcatataaaCTCCGTTCTTCACACTGATCAATAAGAAGCgataataaaatgacaaaaaactcatgaaaataaattctaaaaccaaaaatacgctaaaatcataattttcaagcaaaacaatcatcaaaaatgattGGATCACGTCTTCTCATACAGTAATGAGCGCAAGTTAGTACAAAACAGCCAGATAATAAAGCACCAAGTTAACTGACTAGAACTAATTGTTTACGTGTCGCTGTGATTATGTTCGCAttatttcccgccaaaacaaaaatctccTCGTCTCTCCATCGTTCAAGtctttcaaatgaatttttacaaaaatttccttttactgtgtgataaaattgattttcaatcatgtcacaaaataaattatttcattgttCGCGTTCAAATCAGCTTGATTGTCCATTTTGAGCGCGCAATGCTGGTCAATAAAAATGCAGCGATTTTAATGAAGTGTTTATTCAAATACAAACGACTTACTTAACGAACGATTAGAATGAGTTGATAACATTTTTTCGCTGCAGCGAGCCCTTATTTGCCTCGACAAACGTTACTTAATgggataaaattaatgatttttgtcgTAAATTGATATAAATGGGTTATTGAGCCATTATTCGGAGCGCTATGTCATTTTTGAGATCAGTATCTGGCATGACAAAACGTGCACAGCGAAAGACAAAATCGCTTCTGTTTCCATTTATTTCACTCTCTTGAGAGACTATGGAGAAAGATATtagaaagataaatattttgttattcaaaGTAATTGGACACACATGGAATTTCTTGAAGTATTTGTCCGAAGTATTTGCATGCCTGGAATGACATAAGATGTCAATCAACAATCAGTTTCTTTCATCGCGTACTTTTGTGCATTTCATTGTTGTGTTTGGCTGCGAAAGATGGATTAACCTCGTCTCGGGAgatgatgtaatttttttatcggaaTTTTTTGGCTAATGAGGGATTGATTGATGATAAGTTTGAgtgaaatattgatttttagactatttttttaatttaaaaaatatttttaatttaatttatttaaattattatattttttttttaattaaaattattattaattttttttatttaaattgttttttaaattcaatttataagaatttagctcgaaatttaaaaataaaaattaataaaattaaaattttaaaaaatctttaattaagattaaaaaaaaaataaaaatattttttataattatttaattaaaataatttttaaaaaattaaataattatttaaaaatttttttttttaattaaataataaatatttttaaaaatttatttttttaaattttaaattaattattaaaattaaaataattttaaaattattttttttaaaacaaaaaaaaaattaaaaaaaaaatttattatttaaattaaaaatttcgaaaatattaattttttatttatttttttaaaatattaattatttaatttttataattatatttaattaaataattatttttttaatttttatttttttttaaatttttattaaattaaaattattatttttttttaacttttaaaaaaggaagccatgatttttagttgataaacacaaatttcttcatttttaaaatatttcccaaAATGTCATTTAATTTCTATTCCAAATTATGGGTAATCGCAAAACGCGATCTCTCGAATGTCATTCAACAAGAACACGAAATTGAGCTTCTTCAACCGACTCAAGATCGTCTCTTCGCTCATCGTGTCTTCGCAAGCATCCTTCCACGTTACATTGTCCTTTGCAACAACCTTTCCGACATTTACGACCAAACATTGCAAGTCCAAAAACGTCAAATCGTCGGAAAACTCTTACAGGCTGCAACTCTTCGTTTGCAAGAACTTTACAAGCAACTCAGTGACCTTGAAATGAGTGAAATTGTCTACGTGGATCgaactttaattgaaaataaattaacgccGCAAGACATTACGATTCTCAAACCTTTTTACTTTCCGCTTCAACGACCAACGGAGCTTCAGAATTTAATTGACGACGTAAAACCTCCTttggaaaaagaagaagaaccgAAAGAACTCACAGGTTTGGATAAATTTCGCGTGAAATTAACGCCGGAACAACAAGAAGCCCGaagaattcatcaaattttggtCGATGctgtgaatttaattaaaattcatgaaaaagctCGTCAAGCAAGGATTTTAAAGGGAAATATCGAAAGAGATCCTTTGAATTATAAACCAACGATGAGAATTATTCACGAAGAATGCAAATAcgaattttatcacaaacCAGATACAGTGATGCTTTTTCCGATCAAAAGAACGACTTACGAATCGAATTTCTATCAAGATTTGATCAGCTTCAGCaactttcaattttacaagaaaCCAATCTTCGTTGAGGAAGAAAAACCTCAATTTGGGCGTCGAATAAGGAAAAAGAGCAGAAAATCGACTTTAATCCCTGAAATaactgaaaaagaagaagaaattgaggaaaatttaCTTCTCGAAACAGAAATGAGCCCTgatgaagttgaaaaaatacaaaaatttgaggttatgaACTCAGCAGctctaaaaattcaagaagcttggaaaattttcaaacaacgaAAGCaggaaaaagctgaaaaattgaaaaaattacaaatttacaaCATGATCGACTCCCGAAAAACAGATTTCtccatagaaaataaaatttccgatCAACGTGAACgtcgaaaagcaaaaaaatccgCTTTTGATCAAGCTTTTCTTCAAGCAGTCGAAGACGAAAAGGCAAGAATCCTCAAAGTAAAGTCCCCGTGGATCATGGAAGACATTTCCGATCACATCCGCGAATGGTTTCGGCAATTTTATTACAGCAACGTGAAAAATTTCGATCGATATCCGGAAGAATTTGAAGGAGGAACGATTTTGGTCATCAGAGGAGACACGATGGATCCTGAGGAATACGAAACGAAGCAAGCGGAAATCGCAGCgaacaaattaaaaactcccgaacaaaaaaagaaggaaaaagaaCAAAGAAAAGCGGAGAAAGAGAAGGCTAGACTCGcaattaaacaagaaaaattgagaaaaaagcaagaagctgcaaaattaaaagaattggAGAAGCAGGGAAAGTTCAAAATGGACTTCAGGAAGGAAGCtgaggaaaaattgaaagctCCGATaacatttttagagaaaagttACGAAGAATATGAGAAGGAATGGTATTTTATCAACGAAGAAGCGAACCCGAAAGAAGATCCAATCATGGAATGGATcacaattgacaaattttctgaAGTTCATCAAGAATTAAGACCCATTGTGGATGAATTTatgaggtaaaaaaatatttttctttgaaaaaaaattaaaaattttatttttttagaattgagTATGAATTACTGAGACAAGCACTCgcaaaagacaacaaaaagaAGTACAAACCGCAAAAACCGAAGAAACAAAGGAAGAAAAAGgctaaaaaaggtaaaaagaaaaaagctcAAGTCGATTTATTGCAAGAAAATACCGTCGAAGAACTTTATCAAGAActtcttgacttgaaaattatcgaaaaatacgaaaaatgttCCTTGGATGCGTTTATCGGCGATATGAACTACAAAGCTTACGAGCAACGAGCACAAATgttgtaagttttttcatattttttcatttttcatcattttaagcttgaatttcatcaaaagtgATCCAATTCACGGCTTacaagagctaaaaaatacGATTCGAACATCAATTCTCGGCATGGGACCTCTTGACGTGTCAAAACCAAGGTCAATTTGCTTCGTTGGACCTCCGCAATCCGGGAAAAAGTTTCTTGTGCATGCAATTTGTTCAGAAATAAATGCAGTTCTCTTCGATTTGAGTCCCCATAAAGTCGCTGAAGTCTCGGATATGCCTCGTTTTGTCAATTTAATCACTCAAATGGCGCGAATTTTGCAACCAACGGTCTTTTTCATCAACGACACtcacaaaactttttacaaaaaagtccCGAAAGAAGAACAGGAACAAGATCCGAGGAAACTTTCgaagtttttgttcaaaaatatcgtcaaacctataaaaaaagaagaaaaaattatgttacttGGTACTACAAATGAACCATGGAAATGTTCTCCGgcgaaattaagaaaatgcttcgaaaaaattttattgattccgAGAACGGATTACGGAAATTCTTTTATTACGTGGCGACATGAACTTTTACAGAAGCTTGGAGTGCCTCGTGATATTTGTATCTCTCCGTTGGCGAAAGTCACTCAAGGAATTGCAACGGGACAAATTATGAAATGTGTGGAAGATTGCATCGGAATTCGACGaagaatgaaattttcgaGGGAAATTTTGACGCTTGATGAACTTTTGGagtattttttgtcacaaaatccAGCAATAATTCCCATGAgtcagcaaatttttgaaaaatacgtGAAATGGTACCGAAAAGCGAATAAATTGGCGAAAAAAAGACAGCAACAAGTATTGATCGCGCATCCGCCAGAAGTTAAAGATACGAAAAAAGGAgcgaaaaggaaataaaatttaattttatatatttctaAAGGTTGTaaagatggaaaattttaaaaaattttgaactgaaaagtgaaaaatttattaaaaattttaaatttggaatTAGCGAGaaagcgaatttcaaatttaagaaatttttaataatttattttaatttaattttaaaatatttattaaattaattatttttaattaaatttaactacattaaaaaaaaatcaaaataatttgaaaaaaaataaaattgatttttctttgaattttaattaaattaatttttttattaaattttttttttttatttttcaaagtaaaatcaatttaatttttttaaatgatttttttgatttttttatttcaaaattttaaattaattaatttttttatattttgtaaaaatgcgaaaaataattttaaataattattttttttaaatttaattaaattaaattaattgaaatattttaaaaatataaaataaatttaattaaaatttaaagaaaactcatttaaatttttacaaattactgtttttttaatttattttatttttttaaattaattttaattaattaatattttattaattttattttgactcagaaattgcattaaaaaaatttttcaaatcaaaaaatataaaaatttaaattttaaaatttttcataaaattcagatAATTAAAGCTTCGAATTTGGTCAAAAGGTGAACAaatcaaaacaagaaaaaaaaactaattaggGCGCGAACTCAATTTCTATTCAAAGTACCTTTTTTCGCAAAACAATGACGACGACcccttgataaataaatttgtaaataataatcctAATCCTGCattaattgcatttttgttatgaatttcattaaaaaataaaaaaaaaacgtgaaactAGCACGATCGCTTTCATCACAATTGTTTTTAATCCATGCCTGGGTCAATTGACCggtcaagtttatttttatgaatacatcaaaatattttaaactctttttttttttttgaatgaatgaagatGCGGAGAGAAGAAGATGAAGCAATCAAATTATCatattagacaaaaaaattacggtaTTTCAACCTGTGTCGATACGAAATTACACGTGGTGccttttaagataatttttttgatgctttTATTGGCTTTTGCCTTTTTGAGAGCACTTTTTATCGCGTTTTTGCTCATGTGTCGTCACAATTTATGAGCGATGATGTAAAATCGATGACTCATAAATGGTCTCAGCCAACATACGAAAACGCGCGCAAAaagaaaagcaataaaataaatgccaAAAAGTCGGTGAATTTATagcatcaattattttatatgtgCGTGAGAATTGTTTTTCGgtcaaaaaaagttctttccaggtgttctcaaaattttatttttgtctattttttatcgtaaatcATCTTTGGCTACTACACGCCTTCTTTTCCCGCGCTTTTAATGATCGCatagtaaaaaaaagg
The sequence above is drawn from the Culicoides brevitarsis isolate CSIRO-B50_1 chromosome 1, AGI_CSIRO_Cbre_v1, whole genome shotgun sequence genome and encodes:
- the LOC134837857 gene encoding IQ and AAA domain-containing protein 1-like, which produces MSFNFYSKLWVIAKRDLSNVIQQEHEIELLQPTQDRLFAHRVFASILPRYIVLCNNLSDIYDQTLQVQKRQIVGKLLQAATLRLQELYKQLSDLEMSEIVYVDRTLIENKLTPQDITILKPFYFPLQRPTELQNLIDDVKPPLEKEEEPKELTARRIHQILVDAVNLIKIHEKARQARILKGNIERDPLNYKPTMRIIHEECKYEFYHKPDTVMLFPIKRTTYESNFYQDLISFSNFQEMSPDEVEKIQKFEVMNSAALKIQEAWKIFKQRKQEKAEKLKKLQIYNMIDSRKTDFSIENKISDQRERRKAKKSAFDQAFLQAVEDEKARILKVKSPWIMEDISDHIREWFRQFYYSNVKNFDRYPEEFEGGTILVIRGDTMDPEEYETKQAEIAANKLKTPEQKKKEKEQRKAEKEKARLAIKQEKLRKKQEAAKLKELEKQGKFKMDFRKEAEEKLKAPITFLEKSYEEYEKEWYFINEEANPKEDPIMEWITIDKFSEVHQELRPIVDEFMRIEYELLRQALAKDNKKKYKPQKPKKQRKKKAKKGKKKKAQVDLLQENTVEELYQELLDLKIIEKYEKCSLDAFIGDMNYKAYEQRAQILNFIKSDPIHGLQELKNTIRTSILGMGPLDVSKPRSICFVGPPQSGKKFLVHAICSEINAVLFDLSPHKVAEVSDMPRFVNLITQMARILQPTVFFINDTHKTFYKKVPKEEQEQDPRKLSKFLFKNIVKPIKKEEKIMLLGTTNEPWKCSPAKLRKCFEKILLIPRTDYGNSFITWRHELLQKLGVPRDICISPLAKVTQGIATGQIMKCVEDCIGIRRRMKFSREILTLDELLEYFLSQNPAIIPMSQQIFEKYVKWYRKANKLAKKRQQQVLIAHPPEVKDTKKGAKRK